A single genomic interval of Aegicerativicinus sediminis harbors:
- a CDS encoding M28 family peptidase, giving the protein MKHFYALGLTVFLTISFHSYGQQDVKIYQIIEAISADRIKKDIKTLVDFGTRHTLSDTISQSRGIGAARRWIKSEFESISTNCNGCLEVFYQKNFIPKGDNQRIVKDVWINNVVAIQRGTKFPNRFIIMSGDIDSRVSDPTNFTSDSPGANDNASGMAGTIEAARVLSKYKFENSIIYVGLAGEEQGLYGGKGLAEYALEQNWDVIGILNNDMIGNIKGVDGVIDNRSFRIFSEPTPPTESEERRRARRFYGGEVDGISRQLARYVFKTTKSYMPEMNPMMVYRLDRFARGGHHRPFNDVGFAGIRIMETHENYTQQHQDIRTENGINYGDTFEHVNFDYAKKLTAVNAINLASIASAPPAPKEVKIGGMVEPNVRLAWNKVDNANGYIIYWRDTTSPTWDYSRYVGDVDQFILEGIVIDNYFFGVAAVGNNGFESIVSFPEGIIRN; this is encoded by the coding sequence ATGAAACACTTTTATGCTCTTGGGCTGACAGTTTTTTTAACTATCAGCTTCCACTCCTACGGTCAACAGGATGTAAAAATCTACCAGATTATTGAAGCCATATCAGCTGACCGAATTAAAAAAGATATAAAAACTTTAGTCGATTTTGGTACTCGCCATACTCTAAGCGATACTATTTCCCAAAGCCGAGGCATTGGCGCAGCTCGCAGATGGATTAAGAGTGAATTTGAATCTATATCTACGAATTGTAATGGCTGTTTAGAAGTTTTTTATCAGAAGAATTTTATTCCTAAGGGTGATAACCAACGAATTGTAAAAGATGTTTGGATTAATAATGTCGTTGCAATTCAAAGAGGAACAAAATTTCCAAATAGGTTTATAATTATGAGCGGGGATATAGATTCCCGTGTTTCAGATCCTACCAATTTTACTTCAGATTCCCCAGGAGCAAATGATAATGCTTCGGGTATGGCGGGCACCATTGAAGCAGCAAGGGTACTTTCAAAATATAAGTTTGAAAATAGCATCATTTATGTTGGGTTAGCAGGGGAAGAACAAGGACTCTATGGGGGAAAAGGATTGGCAGAATACGCATTGGAACAGAATTGGGATGTCATTGGAATTCTTAATAATGACATGATAGGGAATATAAAAGGTGTTGATGGCGTAATTGATAATCGCTCTTTTAGAATATTTTCAGAACCGACACCTCCCACAGAATCTGAAGAACGCCGAAGAGCACGAAGATTTTATGGCGGTGAAGTAGATGGAATCTCTAGACAATTGGCAAGGTACGTTTTTAAAACAACCAAATCTTATATGCCAGAAATGAATCCCATGATGGTTTATCGTTTAGACCGTTTTGCGAGAGGCGGTCATCATCGACCTTTTAATGATGTTGGTTTTGCCGGGATTCGCATAATGGAAACTCATGAAAATTATACTCAACAGCATCAAGATATTCGCACGGAGAACGGCATTAACTATGGAGATACTTTCGAACATGTAAATTTCGATTATGCAAAAAAGCTAACCGCCGTAAATGCCATTAATTTGGCGAGTATTGCCTCTGCCCCACCAGCACCTAAAGAGGTGAAAATTGGAGGCATGGTAGAACCAAATGTTCGATTAGCATGGAACAAAGTTGATAATGCAAATGGATATATTATTTATTGGAGAGATACAACCTCACCTACTTGGGACTATAGTCGCTATGTTGGTGATGTAGATCAATTTATCCTAGAAGGCATTGTCATAGATAATTACTTCTTTGGAGTTGCTGCTGTCGGAAATAATGGCTTTGAAAGCATAGTTAGTTTTCCTGAAGGAATTATTAGGAACTAG